A part of Acropora palmata chromosome 8, jaAcrPala1.3, whole genome shotgun sequence genomic DNA contains:
- the LOC141889746 gene encoding uncharacterized protein LOC141889746 → MLLDSHSKVCCTVTDFFSTNEINKLIAIMSLSEKLFRLSFMLVFPCLAHQSKSLIIEGDRGLRRALYGENVFYVYFVLHQDQYLRGTPLKASLEVASPSECMLECLNNHECFSLNIASAYNEKKTLRCEILSEDKYRNAKGLIDSQVYQHYSIKTPCLSLPCKNGGTCVAKYEDNKFKCVCSPGYTDFYCATDINECLSSPCQNGATCSDEVNKYSCICQAGYSGYNCQTDINECLSSPCQNGATCSDKVNKYSCICQVGYRGYNCQTACQAHLGMQNRKITAVQISASSQFSSKHSSEGARLFNQPSGSQVGCWSAVRNNLHQWIQIDLRTKTRVTQVATQGRPSDTYKQWVTRYKLLFSDDGISHEGFVAQGDSVVKEFEGNSNGYTVKTNSLIPPIKARYIRLAPTAWNGHISARIELYGCLEDMTALGMESGAINDSQISASSSYDIYHGTSRARLHTMKTSAFARGAWSSKIADAHQWIQVDLVEMKNVTYIATQGRNDVNQYVTMYKLEQSSDGVNFTSYKMQGDSSATVFAGNSDRNTVVFHRLAPPITARFIRLRPTAWTNFVSVRMELYTYRGDYSDSQARSTSLIIKTAIMSLSEKLFRLSFMLVFPCLAHQSKSLIIEGDRGLRRAWYGENVFYVYFVLHQDQYLRGTPLKASLEVASSSECMLECLNNHECFSFNIASAFNERKTLRCEILSEDKYRNAKDLIDSQVYQHYSIKTPCLSLPCKNGGTCVAQYEDNRFKCVCSPGYTDFYCATDINECLSSPCQNGATCSDEVNNYSCICQAGYSGYNCQTDINECLSSPCQNGATCSDEVNKYSCTCQVGYIGYNCQTACQAPLGMQNRRITAAQISASSYLNSRNSPDGARLFNLLSISSVGCWSAASNNLNQWIQIDLRTKTRVTQVATQGRPSLLFKRWVTRYKLLFSDDGNTFQGFVAQGDSVVKEFEGNSNGYTVKTNSLIPPIKARYIRLAPTAWNGHISARIELYGCLEDYAN, encoded by the exons ATGTTGTTGGATAGCCACAGTAAGGTGTGTTGCACTGTAACTGACTTCTTTTCAACAAACGAGATCAACAAGCTTATCGCGATTATGAGTCTTTCAGAAAAATTGTTTCGTCTTAGCTTCATGTTGGTGTTCCCGTGTTTAGCTCACCAGAGTAAAAGTTTGATAATTGAAGGGGACCGTGGCTTAAGGCGCGCTTTGTACGGAGAAAACGTCTTTTACGTGTATTTTGTGCTTCATCAAGATCAATATCTTCGAGGAACACCTCTGAAGGCTTCACTCGAAGTTGCTTCGCCGAGCGAATGCATGTTGGAGTGTCTGAACAATCACGAGTGTTTTTCTCTCAACATTGCCTCAGCttacaatgaaaagaaaacgttaCGATGCGAGATTTTAAGTGAAGATAAGTACAGAAACGCCAAAGGCCTTATTGATTCCCAGGTGTACCAGCATTACAGCATAAAG ACTCCATGTTTGAGTTTGCCTTGCAAAAACGGTGGAACGTGCGTGGCAAAGTACGAAGacaataaatttaaatgtgTATGTAGCCCGGGTTACACGGACTTCTATTGCGCTACAG ATATCAACGAGTGCTTAAGTTCGCCATGTCAAAATGGAGCTACTTGTTCTGACGAAGTCAATAAATATTCATGTATTTGCCAGGCCGGCTACAGTGGCTATAACTGCCAAACAG ATATCAACGAGTGCTTAAGTTCGCCATGTCAAAATGGAGCTACTTGTTCTGACAAAGTCAATAAATATTCATGTATTTGCCAGGTCGGCTACAGGGGCTATAACTGTCAAACAG CCTGCCAGGCGCACTTAGGGATGCAAAACCGCAAAATCACTGCAGTGCAGATATCAGCGTCCTCACAATTCAGTTCTAAACATTCCTCAGAAGGCGCAAGGCTCTTCAATCAACCAAGCGGAAGCCAGGTGGGTTGTTGGTCAGCGGTTAGGAACAACCTTCATCAGTGGATACAAATTGATCTGAGGACAAAGACACGTGTCACGCAAGTTGCTACCCAAGGTAGACCTAGTGACACATACAAACAGTGGGTAACACGATATAAACTTCTCTTCAGCGACGACGGGATTTCACATGAAGGCTTTGTGGCGCAGGGTGATAGCGTTGTCAAG GAATTCGAGGGTAATAGTAATGGTTACACAGTCAAGACGAATTCCTTGATCCCTCCCATAAAAGCGAGGTATATAAGACTCGCACCAACAGCATGGAATGGACACATAAGTGCAAGGATAGAGCTCTATGGATGTTTAG aGGACATGACGGCCCTTGGAATGGAAAGTGGGGCGATAAACGACTCGCAGATATCAGCGTCGTCCTCGTACGATATCTACCACGGAACGTCCAGAGCTAGACTGCACACCATGAAAACCTCTGCTTTTGCAAGAGGTGCTTGGTCAAGTAAAATTGCAGACGCGCACCAGTGGATTCAAGTCGATCttgttgaaatgaaaaatgtgaCGTACATTGCCACACAAGGAAGAAATGACGTCAATCAATATGTAACGATGTATAAGCTGGAGCAAAGCAGCGACGGAGTGAATTTCACTTCTTACAAGATGCAGGGTGACTCTTCGGCTACG gTTTTTGCTGGTAATTCCGATCGTAACACTGTCGTATTCCATCGACTAGCTCCTCCAATCACCGCGCGATTCATTAGATTGAGACCAACAGCATGGACGAATTTCGTTTCAGTAAGAATGGAATTGTATACTTATCGAG GGGACTAC TCTGATTCACAAGCGAGATCCACAAGCTTAATTATAAAAACCGCGATTATGAGTCTTTCAGAAAAATTGTTTCGTCTTAGCTTCATGTTGGTGTTCCCGTGTTTAGCTCACCAGAGTAAAAGTTTGATAATTGAAGGGGACCGTGGCTTAAGGCGCGCTTGGTACGGAGAAAACGTCTTTTACGTGTATTTTGTGCTTCATCAAGATCAATATCTTCGAGGAACACCTCTGAAGGCTTCACTCGAAGTTGCTTCGTCGAGCGAATGCATGTTGGAGTGCCTGAACAATCAcgaatgtttttctttcaacattgccTCAGCTTTCAATGAAAGGAAAACGTTACGATGCGAGATTTTAAGTGAAGATAAGTACAGAAACGCCAAAGACCTTATTGATTCCCAGGTGTACCAGCATTACAGCATAAAG ACTCCATGTTTGAGTTTGCCTTGCAAAAACGGTGGAACGTGTGTGGCACAGTACGAAGACAATAGATTTAAATGTGTATGTAGCCCGGGTTACACGGACTTCTATTGCGCTACAG ATATCAACGAGTGCTTAAGTTCGCCATGTCAAAATGGAGCTACTTGTTCTGACGAAGTCAATAACTATTCATGTATTTGCCAGGCCGGCTACAGTGGCTATAACTGCCAAACAG ATATCAACGAGTGCTTAAGTTCGCCATGTCAAAATGGAGCTACTTGTTCTGACGAAGTCAATAAATATTCATGTACTTGCCAGGTCGGCTACATAGGCTATAACTGCCAAACAG CCTGCCAGGCGCCTTTAGGGATGCAAAACCGCAGAATCACTGCAGCACAGATATCAGCGTCGTCATATTTAAATTCTAGAAATTCCCCCGATGGCGCAAGGCTCTTCAATCTGCTAAGCATAAGCTCTGTGGGTTGTTGGTCAGCGGCTTCGAACAACCTTAATCAGTGGATACAAATTGATCTGAGGACAAAGACACGTGTCACGCAAGTTGCTACCCAAGGTAGACCTAGTCTCCTATTCAAACGCTGGGTAACACGATATAAACTTCTCTTCAGCGACGACGGGAATACATTTCAAGGCTTTGTGGCGCAGGGTGATAGCGTTGTCAAG